A single region of the Streptomyces sp. NBC_01262 genome encodes:
- a CDS encoding endonuclease V, whose product MHIEVPHAWPADEAEAVALQNRLRSAADHVGPGPQRPSLIAGLDVAYRGGGGAVGDEVAAAVVVVDAGTLAPVEQATAVGRATFPYVSGLFAFRELPVLIEALRKLRTTPDLLLCDGQGLAHTRRFGLACHLGVITGISTAGVAKTPYPAAHQAGHLGSARGSYADLKEGMEPLGRALRTQDGVKPVYVSTGHRIDLDTACRHVLALAPKYRLPETTRLADRLSRDALALALG is encoded by the coding sequence ATGCATATAGAGGTACCCCACGCGTGGCCGGCGGACGAGGCCGAGGCCGTGGCCCTGCAGAACAGGCTGAGGAGCGCTGCCGACCATGTCGGCCCGGGGCCGCAGCGGCCGAGCCTGATCGCGGGGCTGGATGTGGCCTACCGGGGCGGCGGCGGGGCGGTGGGCGACGAGGTCGCGGCGGCCGTGGTGGTGGTCGACGCCGGGACGCTGGCCCCGGTCGAGCAGGCGACAGCGGTGGGGCGGGCGACGTTCCCGTATGTGTCCGGGCTGTTCGCCTTCCGGGAGCTGCCGGTGCTGATCGAGGCCCTGAGGAAGCTCCGTACGACCCCTGACCTGCTGCTCTGCGACGGTCAGGGCCTGGCCCACACCCGCCGCTTCGGGCTGGCCTGCCACCTCGGGGTGATCACGGGCATCTCGACGGCAGGGGTGGCCAAGACCCCGTACCCGGCGGCCCACCAGGCCGGACACCTCGGCAGCGCCCGTGGCTCGTACGCGGACCTCAAGGAGGGCATGGAGCCGCTGGGCCGGGCGCTGCGCACACAGGACGGCGTGAAGCCGGTGTACGTGTCGACGGGGCACCGGATCGATCTGGACACCGCCTGCCGCCACGTCCTGGCCCTCGCCCCGAAGTACCGGCTGCCGGAGACGACCCGGCTGGCCGACCGCCTGAGCCGTGACGCTCTTGCTCTCGCCCTCGGCTAA
- a CDS encoding glycosyltransferase family 2 protein, giving the protein MPKLSVVVPFYNVRPFAPDLLRGLTNNAAPGTEFILVDDHSTDGTTEVLGDWQRQQAHRQPGSATLIRHESNQGIAQARNTGLDAARGEYVTFLDGDDWYRPGYLAELVADIERLDCDFVRTSHIQATGRQRLLKRPSASLWDTVLHPRDGIVPAQEETMVDYPFVWAGIYRGGLFQNGGMRYATGLRTAEDREWVWRLHLTAGSFAVTRTVGTFYRRGVSSSLTQIRDGRQLDFMPAHDAILDDVTGDHEAERFLPKIVRTYCALIAFHMSNSGNYQSGIARKLKQNASAAMARMPQQVLDRTLEEMDLQRADVLRRLRGDMKKAA; this is encoded by the coding sequence GTGCCCAAACTGTCAGTAGTTGTACCTTTTTACAATGTTCGGCCGTTCGCCCCCGACCTGCTGCGCGGTCTCACCAACAACGCGGCCCCGGGCACCGAGTTCATCCTTGTCGACGACCACTCGACGGACGGGACGACGGAGGTCCTCGGCGACTGGCAGCGGCAGCAGGCGCACCGGCAGCCGGGCAGCGCGACCCTGATCCGGCACGAGAGCAACCAGGGCATCGCCCAGGCCCGCAACACCGGCCTGGACGCCGCACGCGGGGAGTACGTCACCTTCCTGGACGGCGACGACTGGTACCGGCCCGGCTATCTCGCCGAACTGGTCGCCGACATCGAGCGGTTGGACTGCGACTTCGTACGCACCTCCCACATCCAGGCCACCGGCAGGCAGCGGCTCCTCAAGCGCCCCTCCGCGAGCCTGTGGGACACCGTGCTGCACCCGCGCGACGGCATCGTGCCCGCGCAGGAGGAGACGATGGTCGACTACCCCTTCGTCTGGGCGGGTATCTACCGGGGAGGCCTCTTCCAGAACGGCGGCATGCGCTACGCCACCGGCCTGCGCACGGCGGAGGACCGCGAGTGGGTCTGGCGCCTGCACCTGACGGCCGGGTCGTTCGCGGTGACCCGGACCGTGGGCACTTTCTACCGGCGCGGGGTCAGCAGCTCCCTCACCCAGATACGCGACGGCCGTCAGCTCGATTTCATGCCCGCGCATGACGCGATACTCGACGACGTCACCGGAGATCACGAGGCCGAGCGCTTCCTCCCCAAGATCGTCCGTACGTATTGCGCGCTGATCGCCTTCCATATGTCCAATTCCGGTAACTACCAGTCCGGTATCGCCAGGAAACTGAAGCAGAATGCGTCGGCGGCGATGGCGCGTATGCCCCAGCAGGTGCTGGACCGGACCCTTGAGGAAATGGATCTCCAACGCGCCGACGTGCTCAGGCGGCTGCGCGGCGACATGAAGAAGGCCGCGTGA
- a CDS encoding N-6 DNA methylase, with protein sequence MPENAAEVTAAGIARLAGVGRAAVSNWRRRHADFPRPIGGTDTSPAFALTEVERWLRDQGKLAEVPLRERVWQRVEGHPAGAVTALRQAGAVLLLVRDRPDALRELEAGRAPVRAMEDVLAPHLGARRPALGRPVEPGMLRAAAELGQEMGARQAYEFLLGRYLDANPRQFTLTPPELAELMAAIAGPARTVFDPACGTGALLRAAEAPEVVVGQDADPDLAALAALRLALYAHPATTELRVRAGDSLRDDAFPDLAADAVLCHPPFNERNWGHDELAYDPRWEYGFPARTESELAWVQHALARVRDGGAVVLLMPPAAASRRSGRRIRADLLRRGALRAVIALPAGAAPPYGIPLHLWVLRRPEDGGGPTPRLLLVDTAELAVPGGEKLPWQALRSTVLDAWRSFDRHGTTEERPGVSRALKVIDLLDDDVDLAPARHLPPPVTPGGAAELADVRDRLAATLRRTSDLAPAPAVAGPPARWPATTVGELARAGALLLRAGGPGTGPGPAVLTEHDVLAGAAPSGTLPDGPAEEPVIVETGDVVVPVLGRGSAARVVDEATAGAALGRNLYLLRPDPAALDPWFLAGFLRGTANNRQASSYASTSTRLDVRRLQLPRLALADQRRYGDRFRTLAAFEEALRLAGQLGDRLVQGLYDGLTDGTVRPEA encoded by the coding sequence GTGCCGGAGAACGCAGCAGAGGTGACGGCTGCCGGGATCGCGCGGCTCGCCGGAGTGGGGCGCGCCGCGGTCAGCAACTGGCGCCGCCGCCATGCCGACTTCCCCAGGCCCATAGGTGGCACCGACACCAGCCCCGCGTTCGCCCTGACGGAGGTCGAGCGATGGCTGCGGGACCAGGGCAAGCTGGCCGAGGTGCCGTTGCGCGAGCGCGTATGGCAGCGGGTCGAGGGCCATCCGGCGGGCGCGGTGACCGCGCTGCGGCAGGCCGGGGCCGTGCTGCTCCTCGTACGGGACCGGCCGGACGCACTGCGGGAGCTGGAGGCCGGACGCGCACCGGTCCGGGCGATGGAGGACGTCCTCGCGCCGCACCTCGGGGCGCGGCGGCCGGCGCTCGGGCGGCCCGTCGAGCCGGGCATGCTGCGCGCGGCCGCCGAGCTGGGGCAGGAGATGGGCGCCCGGCAGGCGTACGAATTCCTGCTGGGCCGGTATCTGGACGCCAACCCACGGCAGTTCACACTCACCCCGCCCGAACTCGCGGAGCTGATGGCGGCGATCGCCGGCCCGGCGCGCACCGTGTTCGACCCGGCGTGCGGGACCGGGGCACTGCTGCGGGCGGCGGAGGCGCCGGAGGTCGTCGTGGGGCAGGACGCGGATCCGGACCTGGCGGCGCTGGCCGCGCTGCGGCTGGCGCTGTACGCCCACCCGGCCACCACCGAGCTGCGGGTGCGGGCCGGGGACAGCCTGCGCGACGACGCCTTCCCGGACCTCGCGGCGGACGCCGTGCTGTGCCATCCTCCGTTCAACGAGCGCAACTGGGGCCATGACGAACTGGCCTACGACCCGCGCTGGGAGTACGGCTTCCCGGCCCGCACCGAGTCGGAGCTCGCCTGGGTGCAGCACGCGCTGGCCCGGGTACGCGACGGGGGCGCCGTCGTGCTGCTGATGCCGCCGGCCGCCGCGTCCCGCCGGTCGGGGCGGCGGATCCGGGCCGATCTGCTGCGGCGCGGCGCGCTGCGCGCGGTGATCGCGCTGCCGGCCGGGGCCGCGCCGCCGTACGGGATCCCGCTGCACCTGTGGGTGCTGCGCAGGCCGGAGGACGGCGGCGGCCCCACCCCGCGGCTGCTGCTCGTGGACACCGCCGAACTGGCCGTCCCCGGCGGCGAGAAGCTGCCCTGGCAGGCCCTGCGCAGCACGGTTCTGGACGCCTGGCGGTCCTTCGACCGGCATGGCACGACCGAGGAACGCCCCGGCGTCAGCCGCGCCCTGAAGGTCATCGACCTGCTGGACGACGACGTGGACCTGGCCCCGGCCCGCCACCTCCCGCCGCCCGTCACGCCCGGCGGCGCCGCCGAACTCGCGGACGTACGCGACCGGCTGGCGGCGACCCTGCGGCGTACGTCGGACCTGGCGCCCGCCCCGGCCGTGGCCGGCCCGCCCGCGCGCTGGCCGGCGACCACGGTCGGCGAGCTGGCCCGCGCGGGGGCCCTGTTGCTGCGCGCGGGCGGCCCGGGCACCGGCCCCGGCCCCGCCGTGCTCACCGAGCACGACGTCCTCGCCGGAGCCGCGCCCAGCGGCACCCTGCCCGACGGCCCGGCCGAGGAGCCGGTGATCGTGGAGACCGGCGATGTCGTGGTCCCGGTCCTGGGGCGCGGCTCGGCCGCCCGCGTCGTGGACGAGGCGACGGCGGGCGCGGCGCTGGGCCGCAACCTGTATCTGCTGCGCCCCGATCCGGCCGCCCTCGACCCCTGGTTCCTGGCCGGCTTCCTGCGCGGGACGGCCAACAACCGCCAGGCCAGCAGCTACGCGTCGACCTCGACACGGCTCGACGTACGCCGCCTGCAACTGCCCCGCCTCGCGCTGGCCGACCAGCGGCGGTACGGGGACCGCTTCCGTACGCTGGCCGCCTTCGAGGAGGCGCTGCGGCTGGCCGGGCAGCTCGGGGACCGGCTGGTGCAGGGGCTGTACGACGGGCTGACGGACGGGACGGTGCGGCCGGAGGCCTGA
- a CDS encoding nucleoside triphosphate pyrophosphohydrolase, translating into MDENPTNDAPEAPVAPGRLLLLTTTHRVAPGLLSWPAWEALRGADAVICPDAVHPLLPYLREAGVLVEHASPSGRELVERTAGGRTVVYLAGGEGDPAVTDELARLGGSGRVAMPDLELLPGSYDLPGARLLDLVQVMDRIRVECPWSSRQTSEELAKYGVEEIYELVEAIEEGDRDALREELGDVLLQVIFHARIAEDDEEAPFSIDDVAGGLIGKLIHRHPHVFGDAVAETPEDVQAHWQRTKAIEKRRDSVTEGIPLGQPALALVAKLAGRARAAGLDVAVPSTDDVGERLLALAIAAEAAGLDPESALRDAARRYRDAIRAAEASG; encoded by the coding sequence GTGGACGAGAACCCGACGAATGACGCCCCCGAAGCTCCTGTGGCCCCCGGGCGGCTGCTGCTGCTCACCACCACCCACCGGGTGGCCCCCGGCCTGCTCTCCTGGCCGGCCTGGGAGGCCCTGCGCGGCGCGGACGCCGTCATCTGCCCCGACGCCGTCCACCCGCTGCTTCCCTATCTGCGGGAAGCCGGTGTCCTCGTCGAGCATGCCTCGCCGAGCGGCCGGGAGCTGGTCGAGCGTACGGCCGGCGGCCGCACCGTCGTCTACCTGGCGGGCGGCGAGGGCGACCCGGCGGTCACCGACGAGCTGGCCCGCCTCGGCGGCTCCGGGCGCGTCGCCATGCCGGACCTGGAGCTGCTGCCGGGGTCGTACGACCTGCCGGGGGCACGGCTGCTCGACCTGGTGCAGGTCATGGACCGGATCCGGGTGGAGTGCCCGTGGAGCAGCCGGCAGACGAGCGAGGAGCTGGCCAAGTACGGGGTCGAGGAGATCTACGAACTCGTCGAGGCGATCGAGGAGGGCGACCGCGACGCGCTGCGGGAGGAGCTCGGCGATGTGCTGCTCCAGGTGATCTTCCACGCCCGGATCGCGGAGGACGACGAGGAGGCGCCCTTCTCGATCGACGACGTCGCGGGCGGGCTCATCGGCAAGCTCATCCACCGGCATCCCCATGTCTTCGGCGACGCGGTCGCCGAGACGCCCGAGGACGTCCAGGCGCACTGGCAGCGTACGAAGGCGATAGAGAAGCGGCGCGACTCCGTCACGGAGGGGATCCCGCTCGGCCAGCCCGCGCTCGCGCTCGTCGCGAAGCTCGCAGGGCGGGCCCGGGCCGCGGGCCTGGACGTCGCGGTGCCGTCCACTGACGACGTGGGCGAGCGGCTGCTCGCGCTCGCGATCGCCGCCGAGGCCGCCGGCCTGGATCCGGAGTCCGCACTCCGGGACGCGGCCCGCCGCTACCGGGACGCGATCCGCGCGGCGGAGGCCTCCGGCTGA
- a CDS encoding cytochrome P450 family protein → MHEKAVTAAPEPPQAPELFTWEFATDPYPAYGWLREHSPVHRTTLPSGVEAWLVTRYADARQALADARLSKNPVHHSERAHAKGKVGIPGERSADLMTHLLNIDPPDHTRLRRLVSKAFTPRRVAEFAPRVQELTDRLIDGFAKTGEADLIHEFAFPLPIYAICDLLGVPAEDQDDFRDWAGMMIRHGGGPRGGVARAVKKMRAYLLELIHRKRADPGDDLISGLIKASDHGEHLTENEAAAMAFILLFAGFETTVNLIGNGMYTLLRHPEQRAALQLALAEGDTALLATAVEELLRYDGPVELATWRFATEPLTIGGRAIATGDPVLVVLAAADRDPARFESPDALDLTRRDNQHLGYGHGIHYCLGAPLARLEAQAALATLLTRLPDLELAVEPSELRWRGGLIMRGLRTLPVGFAPER, encoded by the coding sequence GTGCATGAGAAAGCTGTGACCGCCGCCCCGGAACCCCCGCAGGCCCCGGAACTGTTCACCTGGGAGTTCGCCACCGACCCCTATCCCGCGTACGGGTGGCTGCGCGAGCACTCGCCCGTGCACCGCACCACCCTCCCCAGCGGGGTCGAGGCGTGGCTGGTCACCCGCTACGCGGACGCGCGGCAGGCGCTCGCGGACGCCCGGCTCAGCAAGAACCCGGTTCACCACAGCGAACGCGCCCATGCGAAGGGCAAGGTCGGGATCCCCGGTGAGCGCAGCGCCGACCTCATGACGCATCTGCTGAACATCGACCCGCCGGACCACACGCGGCTGCGCCGGCTGGTGTCGAAGGCGTTCACGCCCCGCCGGGTCGCGGAGTTCGCGCCGCGCGTGCAGGAACTGACCGATCGGCTCATCGACGGGTTCGCGAAAACCGGCGAGGCGGATCTCATCCATGAGTTCGCGTTCCCGCTGCCGATCTACGCGATCTGCGATCTGCTCGGCGTCCCGGCGGAGGACCAGGACGACTTCCGGGACTGGGCCGGGATGATGATCCGGCACGGCGGCGGGCCGCGCGGCGGGGTGGCCCGGGCGGTGAAGAAGATGCGGGCGTATCTGCTGGAGCTGATCCACCGCAAGCGGGCGGATCCCGGCGACGACCTGATCTCGGGGCTGATCAAGGCCAGCGACCATGGCGAGCACCTCACCGAGAACGAGGCGGCCGCGATGGCCTTCATCCTGCTGTTCGCCGGCTTCGAGACCACCGTCAACCTCATCGGCAACGGCATGTACACGCTGCTCCGGCATCCCGAGCAGCGCGCCGCACTCCAACTGGCCCTGGCCGAGGGCGACACCGCGCTGCTCGCGACCGCCGTCGAGGAACTGCTGCGCTACGACGGCCCGGTGGAGCTGGCGACCTGGCGCTTCGCGACCGAGCCGCTGACCATCGGCGGCCGGGCGATCGCGACCGGCGACCCGGTCCTGGTCGTCCTGGCCGCCGCCGACCGTGATCCGGCCCGCTTCGAGAGCCCGGACGCCCTGGATCTGACCCGCCGCGACAACCAGCACCTCGGCTACGGACACGGCATCCACTACTGCCTGGGCGCGCCGCTGGCCCGGCTGGAGGCCCAGGCCGCGCTCGCGACGCTGCTGACCCGACTGCCCGATCTGGAACTGGCCGTCGAGCCGTCCGAGCTGCGCTGGCGGGGCGGTCTGATCATGCGCGGACTGCGAACTCTTCCCGTCGGATTTGCTCCTGAGCGGTAA
- a CDS encoding DUF6479 family protein has protein sequence MSALEQVHLAIPHDYIVGIVPLVVGFFLVGILVGAVAVGFWARDKEPPPEQKPQLRAGAWQKLEEQGRETTPDHGPGHQEGERHGLTEPREVDEWEPTPDGSRRLPHSMKGYGNWGSHSARPS, from the coding sequence ATGAGTGCACTGGAGCAGGTTCACCTGGCCATACCGCACGATTACATCGTCGGCATCGTGCCACTGGTGGTGGGATTCTTCCTGGTCGGGATATTGGTCGGCGCCGTGGCCGTGGGCTTCTGGGCCCGGGACAAGGAGCCGCCGCCGGAGCAGAAGCCGCAGCTCCGCGCGGGGGCATGGCAGAAGCTGGAAGAGCAGGGCAGGGAAACGACGCCCGATCACGGTCCGGGGCATCAGGAAGGGGAGCGGCACGGGCTCACCGAGCCCCGGGAGGTGGACGAGTGGGAGCCGACGCCGGACGGGTCGCGACGGCTGCCGCACTCCATGAAGGGCTATGGCAACTGGGGCTCGCACTCGGCGCGCCCGTCGTAG
- a CDS encoding GmrSD restriction endonuclease domain-containing protein, with product MAISRVGTALAVVTMTGVAGIAGCTPTTTTGADGNEANKGSAGSALAAVNDLTVKGRAPKTGYSRAQFGKSWVDTDHNSCDTRDDILKRDMTAEKFTAAQGGDCVVTSGTLADPYTGTTIKFTRGKSTVDIDHVVALSDAWQKGAAKWTKDKREQMANDPLNLLAVDYSSNRIKGDADAATWLPSNKGFRCAYVARQVAVKKKYGVWVTAAEKAAMVKVLNTCPGEALPDSGKPVASSGAADAGTSAPAAAATHYANCDAVRKAGAAPLHKGDPGYSSALDRDGDGVACAS from the coding sequence GTGGCCATATCAAGGGTGGGAACCGCGCTGGCGGTTGTGACGATGACCGGCGTGGCCGGCATCGCGGGGTGCACGCCGACGACAACGACGGGTGCGGACGGCAACGAGGCGAACAAGGGCAGCGCGGGAAGCGCGCTGGCGGCGGTGAACGACCTGACGGTGAAGGGGAGGGCGCCCAAGACCGGGTATTCGCGGGCGCAGTTCGGGAAGTCGTGGGTGGATACGGACCACAATTCGTGCGATACGCGCGACGACATACTGAAACGGGACATGACCGCCGAGAAGTTCACGGCGGCGCAGGGCGGCGACTGCGTGGTGACGTCGGGGACGCTGGCGGATCCGTACACGGGGACGACGATCAAGTTCACGCGCGGGAAGAGCACGGTGGACATAGACCATGTGGTCGCGCTGTCGGACGCCTGGCAGAAGGGCGCCGCGAAGTGGACGAAGGACAAGCGGGAGCAGATGGCGAACGACCCGCTGAATCTCCTCGCGGTGGACTACTCGTCGAACCGGATCAAGGGCGACGCGGACGCGGCGACATGGCTGCCGTCGAACAAGGGCTTCAGGTGTGCGTATGTGGCCCGGCAGGTGGCGGTGAAGAAGAAGTACGGGGTGTGGGTGACGGCGGCGGAGAAGGCCGCCATGGTGAAGGTGCTGAACACATGCCCGGGGGAGGCGCTGCCGGACTCGGGCAAGCCCGTAGCGTCGTCCGGCGCGGCCGATGCCGGGACGTCGGCTCCGGCAGCGGCGGCGACGCACTACGCGAACTGCGACGCCGTTCGGAAAGCGGGCGCCGCGCCGCTGCACAAGGGTGACCCCGGGTACTCCAGTGCGCTCGACAGGGACGGGGACGGAGTCGCCTGCGCGAGCTGA
- a CDS encoding polysialyltransferase family glycosyltransferase: MSDSVYNKQAGIPELEKAQIFEASTLYGAATLAAALDAGQFGPAAGVRRILLVSSNAEVPEAAIQLKEMHGYDRIAARFDEVISWNEVIHPNHPAEWAPEETETPVWQRLFRLAWGIGDVPVELAVESIQVNPARALVTIFAESAVHVYADGLMSYGPTRDKLPRPIGARVQRVLHLDLVPGLRPLLLAETGARPELVPDDAFTAVLKEISEDAADTVRSYLPPAEQDLPTAVLLGQYLAALRILTAQEEEDLHVRMLRGAVAAGHRSIVFKPHPTAPASYSSALDEAAQAAGVRLTVVDGPLLAETLYDICRPRLVVGCFSTAMLTASAYYGISIARTGTGLVLDRLTPYQNSNRVPLTIVDFMVPDLDAGTDAQMAAVDDLVPLVRTVGFCMQPKMHRDLREDAEHWLQANIGDRTQHYFRRRRLTSLGLPGGDALRTADRLRANPTVRRVVRAARRRLR; the protein is encoded by the coding sequence GTGAGCGACAGCGTGTACAACAAGCAGGCCGGCATACCCGAGCTGGAGAAGGCCCAGATATTCGAGGCCTCCACGCTCTACGGCGCCGCGACGCTGGCCGCCGCGCTGGACGCCGGGCAGTTCGGGCCCGCCGCCGGAGTCCGCCGGATCCTGCTGGTCTCCAGCAACGCCGAGGTGCCCGAGGCGGCCATCCAGCTCAAGGAGATGCACGGCTACGACCGGATAGCCGCCCGCTTCGACGAGGTCATCTCCTGGAACGAGGTCATCCACCCCAACCACCCCGCCGAATGGGCCCCGGAGGAGACCGAGACCCCGGTGTGGCAGCGGCTGTTCCGCCTGGCCTGGGGGATAGGGGACGTCCCCGTCGAGCTGGCCGTGGAGTCCATCCAGGTCAACCCCGCGCGGGCACTGGTGACGATCTTCGCCGAGAGCGCCGTCCACGTGTACGCCGACGGCCTGATGAGCTACGGCCCCACCCGCGACAAACTGCCCCGCCCCATCGGCGCCCGCGTCCAGCGGGTCCTGCACCTCGACCTCGTACCCGGCCTGCGCCCGCTGCTGCTCGCCGAGACCGGCGCCCGGCCCGAACTCGTCCCCGACGACGCCTTCACAGCGGTGCTCAAGGAGATCTCGGAGGACGCGGCCGACACCGTCCGCAGCTACCTGCCGCCCGCTGAGCAGGACCTGCCCACCGCCGTACTCCTCGGCCAGTACCTCGCCGCCCTGCGCATCCTCACCGCGCAGGAGGAGGAAGACCTCCACGTGCGCATGCTGCGCGGCGCCGTCGCCGCCGGGCACCGCTCCATCGTCTTCAAGCCCCACCCCACCGCGCCCGCCAGCTACTCCAGCGCCCTCGACGAGGCCGCCCAGGCGGCGGGCGTCCGCCTGACCGTCGTCGACGGCCCGCTGCTCGCCGAGACCCTGTACGACATCTGCCGCCCCCGCCTCGTCGTCGGCTGCTTCTCCACGGCGATGCTCACCGCCTCCGCGTACTACGGCATCTCCATCGCCCGCACCGGCACCGGGCTGGTCCTGGACCGGCTGACGCCCTACCAGAACAGCAACCGCGTCCCGCTCACCATCGTCGACTTCATGGTCCCGGACCTCGACGCGGGCACCGACGCGCAGATGGCGGCGGTGGACGACCTGGTGCCCCTGGTACGGACCGTGGGCTTCTGCATGCAGCCGAAGATGCACCGCGACCTGCGCGAGGACGCCGAGCACTGGCTCCAGGCCAACATCGGCGACCGCACCCAGCACTACTTCCGCCGCCGCCGGCTCACCTCCCTCGGCCTCCCCGGCGGCGACGCCCTGCGCACGGCCGACCGGCTGCGCGCCAACCCCACCGTGCGCAGGGTGGTGCGGGCGGCCAGGCGGCGGCTGCGCTGA
- a CDS encoding SurA N-terminal domain-containing protein: MFRRRTALSFTAAAMLAATPLLTSCGTPHAGAAAVVGGQRITVTAVQARVDAVRAAQEKSPQAAQLIQASSDLQRNTVHSLVQAKIVDQAAKDAGVSVTTREVQQARAAAEKQAGGRANLEAQVLQTYAMVPADIDDSIRTDLTMQKVAKFYGADLQTAAGQAVVVKVLQGTSDKLGIDVNPRYGSWNSKKLTLDTATDPWLKTVTTA, encoded by the coding sequence ATGTTCCGCCGCAGGACTGCGCTCTCCTTCACCGCCGCCGCCATGCTGGCCGCGACCCCACTGCTGACCTCGTGCGGAACGCCGCATGCCGGGGCGGCGGCGGTGGTCGGCGGGCAGCGGATCACTGTGACGGCGGTGCAGGCGAGGGTCGACGCGGTGCGGGCCGCGCAGGAGAAGTCGCCACAGGCGGCCCAGCTGATCCAGGCGAGCAGTGATCTGCAGCGCAACACGGTGCACAGCCTCGTCCAGGCCAAGATCGTCGACCAGGCGGCGAAGGACGCCGGGGTGTCGGTGACCACGCGCGAGGTGCAGCAGGCCAGGGCGGCGGCGGAGAAGCAGGCCGGCGGCAGGGCGAACCTGGAGGCACAGGTGCTGCAGACGTACGCGATGGTGCCGGCGGACATCGACGACAGCATCCGTACCGACCTGACGATGCAGAAGGTCGCCAAGTTCTACGGCGCCGACCTGCAGACGGCGGCCGGGCAGGCGGTCGTGGTCAAGGTGCTCCAGGGGACCTCCGACAAGCTCGGGATCGACGTCAACCCGCGCTACGGGAGCTGGAACTCCAAGAAGCTGACCCTCGACACCGCCACGGACCCGTGGTTGAAGACGGTCACCACCGCGTAG
- a CDS encoding serine/threonine-protein kinase — MNGRIVAGRYALATVIGQGGMGQVWTAYDRRLDRRVAVKLLRPDRMVSGEDASELRGRFERECRVTAQVDHPGLVTVHDAGSDADELYLVMQYVEGADLADHLAEHDPYPWQWAVAVAAQLCAVLSAVHAVPIVHRDLKPRNVMVKPDGTLTVLDLGVASVLDTDTTRLTHTGTPIGTPAYMAPEQAMGGAVGPRTDLYALGVLLHELVSGNVPFAGSTALGVLHRHLYEAPVPLRQVRPEVPEPLEVLVLQLLAKDPQHRPADAQDAYRRLAALLPVPGPHHPPTGPMDPSRPFLRPHAPWPDHPAAPPADTPAPAAAHTSGGIAGAVDEVKRLLDGGRITQAVDILGGVLPEAEAKHGRHSPVVRMLRKQYAATLMEDGQYRRALPELRRLAEEHAADSGPAGRLSLQYRYEAAQCLEQLGEATAALSEYRTLLPYFEQYRATDPVLPLEVRRRIGHLLLSVGDRAAAHDVLSRLLYDADRIQGPHHPFSVELRRMLAWLSQVRR; from the coding sequence GTGAACGGACGGATCGTCGCCGGCCGTTACGCCCTGGCCACGGTCATCGGCCAGGGCGGCATGGGCCAGGTCTGGACCGCGTACGACCGCCGGCTGGACCGCCGGGTCGCGGTGAAACTGCTGCGCCCGGACCGGATGGTGAGCGGCGAGGACGCGAGCGAGCTGCGCGGGCGCTTCGAGCGCGAGTGCCGGGTCACCGCCCAGGTCGACCATCCGGGGCTGGTCACCGTGCACGACGCGGGGAGCGACGCGGACGAGCTGTACCTGGTGATGCAGTACGTCGAGGGGGCGGACCTCGCCGACCATCTCGCCGAGCACGACCCGTACCCCTGGCAGTGGGCGGTGGCGGTGGCCGCGCAGCTGTGCGCGGTGCTGTCCGCCGTGCACGCGGTGCCGATCGTGCACCGCGACCTCAAGCCGCGCAATGTGATGGTGAAGCCCGACGGCACCCTCACCGTCCTCGACCTGGGCGTCGCCTCCGTCCTGGACACCGACACCACCCGGCTCACCCACACCGGCACCCCCATCGGCACGCCCGCCTACATGGCCCCGGAACAGGCCATGGGCGGCGCGGTGGGCCCCCGCACCGACCTGTACGCGCTGGGGGTGCTGCTGCACGAACTGGTCAGCGGCAATGTGCCCTTCGCCGGGTCCACGGCGCTCGGGGTGCTCCACCGGCACCTGTACGAGGCTCCGGTGCCGCTGCGGCAGGTGCGGCCCGAGGTGCCCGAGCCGCTGGAGGTGCTGGTGCTCCAGCTGCTCGCCAAGGACCCCCAGCACCGCCCGGCCGACGCCCAGGACGCCTACCGCCGGCTGGCCGCGCTGCTGCCCGTGCCCGGCCCGCACCACCCGCCGACCGGCCCCATGGACCCCAGCCGCCCCTTCCTGCGTCCGCACGCCCCCTGGCCCGACCATCCGGCGGCGCCCCCTGCCGACACCCCGGCTCCGGCCGCCGCCCACACCTCCGGCGGCATCGCCGGAGCCGTCGACGAGGTCAAGCGGCTGCTGGACGGCGGCCGCATCACGCAGGCCGTCGACATCCTCGGCGGCGTCCTCCCCGAGGCCGAGGCGAAGCACGGCCGGCATTCACCCGTCGTGCGCATGCTGCGCAAGCAGTACGCCGCCACGCTGATGGAGGACGGCCAGTACCGCCGCGCCCTCCCCGAGCTGCGCCGCCTCGCCGAGGAGCACGCCGCCGACAGCGGTCCGGCCGGCCGGCTGTCGCTCCAGTACCGCTACGAGGCCGCGCAGTGCCTCGAACAGCTCGGCGAGGCGACCGCCGCGCTCTCCGAGTACCGGACGCTGCTGCCGTACTTCGAGCAGTACCGCGCCACCGACCCGGTGCTGCCGCTCGAAGTGCGCCGCCGCATCGGCCACCTGCTGCTGTCGGTCGGCGACCGCGCCGCCGCGCATGACGTCCTGTCGCGGCTGCTCTACGACGCCGACCGGATCCAGGGCCCGCACCACCCCTTCTCGGTGGAACTGCGCCGCATGCTGGCCTGGCTGAGCCAGGTGCGGCGGTAG